A genomic stretch from Pseudoliparis swirei isolate HS2019 ecotype Mariana Trench chromosome 18, NWPU_hadal_v1, whole genome shotgun sequence includes:
- the faim2b gene encoding fas apoptotic inhibitory molecule 2b isoform X2 has translation MKKEKQVGEDNEPPSYREATVGYEEMAAQFVWDDKNIRRTFIRKVYAILMVQLLVTVAIVALFSFCAPVIYFIQTHPSLYMASYLVFFVTYIALSCCGELRRQFPWNIILLVLFTLSMAFMMGFMSSFYNTKSVVLCLGITALVCLSVTIFSFQSRIDVTSCQGLLFSLCMVMLLCAFTFSIVVPFGYVPWLHAIYASLGAIVFTLSPFDFTSHICLMDHRGLGRGIPAPD, from the exons ATGAAGAAGGAAAAG CAGGTGGGTGAGGATAATGAGCCGCCCAGCTATCGGGAGGCGACTGTAg GCTATGAGGAGATGGCGGCCCAGTTTGTATGGGACGACAAGAACATCAGGCGGACCTTCATCAGGAAG GTCTACGCCATTCTCATGGTTCAGCTGTTAGTGACAGTGGCAATTGTTGCTCTCTTCTCATTTTG TGCACCCGTGATATATTTTATCCAGACTCATCCAAGCTTGTACATGGCATCTTA TCTAGTTTTCTTTGTCACTTACATCGCACTGTCCTGCTGTGGAGAGCTGAG GAGGCAGTTTCCTTGGAATATCATTTTGTTAGTTCTCTTT ACTTTGAGCATGGCCTTCATGATGGGATTCATGTCGAG ctTTTACAATACCAAATCAGTGGTGCTGTGTCTGGGAATCACAGCACTAGTGTGTCTTTCTGTCACCATCTTCAGCTTCCAGAGCAGG ATTGACGTCACATCCTGTCAGGGCCTCCTGTTTTCTCTGTGCATGGTCATGCTTCTCTGTGCTTTCACCTTCTCCATTGTCGTCCCTTTTGGATAT GTTCCCTGGTTACATGCCATCTATGCTTCGCTAGGAGCCATCGTCTTTACTCTG agtccttttgacttcacgtctcatatctgcctgatggatcatcgaggtctgggtcgtggaattcctgctcctgactag
- the faim2b gene encoding fas apoptotic inhibitory molecule 2b isoform X1 — protein MKKEKQVGEDNEPPSYREATVGYEEMAAQFVWDDKNIRRTFIRKVYAILMVQLLVTVAIVALFSFCAPVIYFIQTHPSLYMASYLVFFVTYIALSCCGELRRQFPWNIILLVLFTLSMAFMMGFMSSFYNTKSVVLCLGITALVCLSVTIFSFQSRIDVTSCQGLLFSLCMVMLLCAFTFSIVVPFGYVPWLHAIYASLGAIVFTLFLAYDTQLLLGNKSYSLSPEEYVFATLSLYLDIIYLFSFMLQIFGGGRE, from the exons ATGAAGAAGGAAAAG CAGGTGGGTGAGGATAATGAGCCGCCCAGCTATCGGGAGGCGACTGTAg GCTATGAGGAGATGGCGGCCCAGTTTGTATGGGACGACAAGAACATCAGGCGGACCTTCATCAGGAAG GTCTACGCCATTCTCATGGTTCAGCTGTTAGTGACAGTGGCAATTGTTGCTCTCTTCTCATTTTG TGCACCCGTGATATATTTTATCCAGACTCATCCAAGCTTGTACATGGCATCTTA TCTAGTTTTCTTTGTCACTTACATCGCACTGTCCTGCTGTGGAGAGCTGAG GAGGCAGTTTCCTTGGAATATCATTTTGTTAGTTCTCTTT ACTTTGAGCATGGCCTTCATGATGGGATTCATGTCGAG ctTTTACAATACCAAATCAGTGGTGCTGTGTCTGGGAATCACAGCACTAGTGTGTCTTTCTGTCACCATCTTCAGCTTCCAGAGCAGG ATTGACGTCACATCCTGTCAGGGCCTCCTGTTTTCTCTGTGCATGGTCATGCTTCTCTGTGCTTTCACCTTCTCCATTGTCGTCCCTTTTGGATAT GTTCCCTGGTTACATGCCATCTATGCTTCGCTAGGAGCCATCGTCTTTACTCTG TTCCTAGCATACGACACCCAGTTGTTGTTAGGAAACAAGAGCTACAGTTTAAGTCCAGAGGAATATGTTTTTGCCACCCTCAGCCTCTACCTGGACATCATCTACCTGTTCAGCTTTATGCTACAGATTTTTGGAGGAGGCCGCGAGTAA
- the faim2b gene encoding fas apoptotic inhibitory molecule 2b isoform X3: MAAQFVWDDKNIRRTFIRKVYAILMVQLLVTVAIVALFSFCAPVIYFIQTHPSLYMASYLVFFVTYIALSCCGELRRQFPWNIILLVLFTLSMAFMMGFMSSFYNTKSVVLCLGITALVCLSVTIFSFQSRIDVTSCQGLLFSLCMVMLLCAFTFSIVVPFGYVPWLHAIYASLGAIVFTLFLAYDTQLLLGNKSYSLSPEEYVFATLSLYLDIIYLFSFMLQIFGGGRE; the protein is encoded by the exons ATGGCGGCCCAGTTTGTATGGGACGACAAGAACATCAGGCGGACCTTCATCAGGAAG GTCTACGCCATTCTCATGGTTCAGCTGTTAGTGACAGTGGCAATTGTTGCTCTCTTCTCATTTTG TGCACCCGTGATATATTTTATCCAGACTCATCCAAGCTTGTACATGGCATCTTA TCTAGTTTTCTTTGTCACTTACATCGCACTGTCCTGCTGTGGAGAGCTGAG GAGGCAGTTTCCTTGGAATATCATTTTGTTAGTTCTCTTT ACTTTGAGCATGGCCTTCATGATGGGATTCATGTCGAG ctTTTACAATACCAAATCAGTGGTGCTGTGTCTGGGAATCACAGCACTAGTGTGTCTTTCTGTCACCATCTTCAGCTTCCAGAGCAGG ATTGACGTCACATCCTGTCAGGGCCTCCTGTTTTCTCTGTGCATGGTCATGCTTCTCTGTGCTTTCACCTTCTCCATTGTCGTCCCTTTTGGATAT GTTCCCTGGTTACATGCCATCTATGCTTCGCTAGGAGCCATCGTCTTTACTCTG TTCCTAGCATACGACACCCAGTTGTTGTTAGGAAACAAGAGCTACAGTTTAAGTCCAGAGGAATATGTTTTTGCCACCCTCAGCCTCTACCTGGACATCATCTACCTGTTCAGCTTTATGCTACAGATTTTTGGAGGAGGCCGCGAGTAA
- the nr1d4b gene encoding nuclear receptor subfamily 1, group D, member 4b — MEHSPGGGVILYAGSSGSASPSPGSPSSGYQTQSPSSHSQPSSPEGVSFQEIGPLKQRGERRGGTPSPKLVFQFPEANNAPAALITTVSSATYSHPTVAKRPCGFTGTFTKTGGMVLLCKVCGDIASGFHYGVHACEGCKGFFRRSIQQNIHYKMCVKNENCLIMRMNRNRCQHCRFKKCLSVGMSRDAVRFGRIPKREKQRLLDEMQSYMNSLNESASMEMEVSPPTDAPCSPHNHTNEGASSISQSYHSSVVNRDEKPPKMAVGNSNIGTSSFHNNSAQQPLMSHSATQTHHTVHGEQASYQDSTSCPVSSTNNENAAIVDNANQNQCPVSGHRLSSQSYPANHNSYPASDSQNQGPCPWKLNGGAKVLACPLNSCPVAPASRSSQEVWESFSQCFTPAVKEVVEFAKSIPGFQSLSQHDQVMLLKSGTFQVLMVRFCSLFDPKERTVTFLNGQTYSLASLRALGMGSLLDAMFEFSEKLASLCLEPDEMALFMAVVLVSADRSGIVEMAAVEQLQDNLIKALRSLITSRRPEDSTLFPKLLLRLPDLRTLNNHHSDKLLAFRIDP, encoded by the exons ATGGAGCACAGTCCTGGTG gTGGTGTTATCTTGTACGCAGGCTCGTCCGGCAGTGCCAGTCCGAGTCCTGGCAGCCCCTCTAGTGGATACCAGACCCAGTCGCCCTCCTCCCACTCGCAGCCTTCATCCCCAGAGGGTGTCTCCTTTCAGGAGATTGGGCCCCTGAAGCAGAGAGGGGAACGTAGAGGAGGGACGCCTTCCCCAAAATTGGTCTTCCAGTTTCCTGAAGCCAACAATGCTCCCGCTGCCCTAATAACAACAGTGTCGTCCGCAACCTACAGCCATCCTACAGTGGCCAAAAGACCTTGTGGTTTCACAGGCACATTCACCA AAACCGGAGGTATGGTGCTTCTGTGTAAAGTATGTGGGGACATCGCCTCTGGGTTCCATTATGGCGTGCACGCCTGTGAAGGCTGCAAG GGTTTCTTCAGACGCAGTATTCAGCAGAATATCCACTACAAGATGTGTGTAAAGAATGAAAACTGTCTCATCATGCGCATGAACAGAAACCGGTGCCAGCACTGCCGCTTTAAGAAGTGTCTCTCCGTTGGCATGTCCAGAGATG CTGTGCGTTTTGGGCGTATTCCCAAGCGGGAGAAGCAGAGACTATTGGATGAGATGCAGAGTTACATGAACAGCCTCAATGAATCAGCTTCCATGGAAATGGAGGTGTCCCCTCCAACCGATGCCCCCTGCAGTCCACACAATCACACGAATGAAGGGGCGAGCTCCATCTCACAGTCGTACCACAGCAGCGTAGTGAACAGAGACGAGAAACCACCCAAGATGGCTGTCGGCAACAGCAACATTGGCACTTCCTCTTTCCACAACAATTCAGCGCAGCAGCCTTTAATGTCTCACTCGGCAACCCAGACTCACCACACAGTCCACGGGGAGCAGGCAAGCTACCAAGACTCCACAAGCTGCCCTGTTTCCTCCACCAACAATGAAAACGCCGCCATTGTCGACAACGCCAATCAGAATCAGTGCCCCGTCAGTGGGCACCGCCTATCATCTCAATCCTACCCAGCCAATCACAACAGTTACCCAGCAAGTGATTCCCAAAACCAAGGTCCCTGCCCCTGGAAGCTAAACGGAGGAGCCAAAGTGCTG GCATGTCCACTCAACTCATGTCCTGTGGCTCCGGCCAGTCGCTCCAGTCAGGAGGTTTGGGAGTCTTTCTCCCAGTGCTTCACCCCCGCTGTTAAAGAAGTAGTGGAGTTTGCAAAGAGCATCCCAGGCTTCCAGTCCCTCAGCCAGCATGATCAGGTCATGCTGCTCAAATCGGGCACTTTCCAG GTTTTGATGGTGAGATTTTGCTCACTGTTTGACCCCAAGGAGAGAACGGTGACCTTCCTCAATGGGCAGACTTACTCACTGGCATCACTTAGGGCTCTTGGCATGGGTTCCCTACTTGATGCCATGTTTGAATTCAGCGAGAAGCTAGCATCTTTGTGTCTGGAGCCAGACGAGATGGCTCTTTTCATGGCGGTCGTGCTGGTTTCTGCTG ATCGCTCTGGTATAGTGGAGATGGCAGCGGTGGAGCAACTGCAGGATAATCTAATAAAAGCTCTGCGCTCTCTCATCACCAGTCGCCGCCCAGAGGATAGCACCCTCTTCCCAAAGTTGCTGCTACGTCTGCCGGACCTGCGCACCCTGAACAACCACCACTCTGACAAGCTGTTAGCTTTCCGCATAGATCCTTAA